In Pieris brassicae chromosome 12, ilPieBrab1.1, whole genome shotgun sequence, the genomic window TTAAATGCTGGTTTCATGAAAGTCAACCCAAAATGCGTTTTAgtcatgaaaattataatgtagAGCTAATAAAAATCGACGTTATTACAATTAGTAGTAGAAGCAATACTGATAgaacaaagtaaataaataaaagattctATTTCAAAGTCAACAGCCGAAAACCTAGCCTTTAGCCTAACCTAATACAATTCACATAGGATTTTAGTTCATTGCCCTCAGTAGATTACGAGTATAGACATTTCTACAAAATATTCgcaaagttttaattgaattagaTCTGTTGTTTATAAAACCTACTTTAACTAcacaaattttgtataaatatattttgcgaTGGTTACATTTGacaaagcaatttttttacattttcatttactATTCGCCTATATCTAGTCCAgctatcttttaaaaataaaaaaaaacaaaatgaagtaatgtaatattatataaaatgtatacctacataattattaaaatctcagcaaaaaaaaaattatattcgaaatggccacctttcgacttttatacaggcctttgATATATGGTATTACGCACTGTTTCGAAGGGAATTTTCgcttcaaagattttttaagagactcaaaGTCGGCGTGTCGTTTACAGCAGGCCaagtcctctaaaactgactataatttgaagtccCCTTAAGGTTGAGGTCTGGACTAGATGACGGCCAGtcttttattctaaaataaactcTGAACTGTTGGTTCGTGACCAGGTGCAttatcctgctggaaagtacCACGGTATATTTCGTAAcagtgtattgctgagaggtttcaagactgtatcttgaaTCAAGATGTCAAGTTAAATGCGGCCAAAGTGCATAGGTTCTTGATCCTCACAAAAACGTAGTTTTCtgactccttgataagacacgcccACGTTGATcaccacgttgtacctttccgaccacttgatCAGCTCCTTTTgaagtgttcttcaatcgtgaatattttcttttcactTGCGTATTgggacaaaaggtgttttcatagATTCACTCTCATTAACGCAACGCAACAAGGACCTAGTAGGTCTTACTTTATAATATgcgacagagtcctagcgataagattttttgctaatatgggtttcgacgaattctggctttgatagcattaacagcctttgtagttctaacagcacgcgaCCACCCCGATATTTCTGGTCTTCGACGATCGACGTACGATATACGTAGATACGGCTGATAtaaagtgtctggaatatgaccgacggctccatacccactttgtacaaggcgatcactgcaatccgaTTTTCTATTACatcccattccatattgtaattcgATAAGGAATACGAAACaaatgtgaaatggcgcaaaatgaagacatttttaaaataatatacgtgttccaaattcaaaataaattaaaaagttgaaaaaaagaaaaagttttatgtaacagtatttatggccagactagttattatatagtacACGAACCTATTCTTAGTGTGAAGATATTGGTGACCTCgaccatattttcttttcttgttcCCAATATGACCGTACCTCCTTTCTGTATTCCTTACAATTACTACATGTTCCGTTTCCGAGTAAAATCTTCTGCCTCCTTCTGAAAGAAGATTCCTTTCCAGAGAGGCAAGAGGAGTTGAAGAGGCAACAAatcctttattgtattatcttcttttaatatgtttatgtacgtattttgtttttaactagcttatccctttgcttacttttgatgtttttgtttattttttctcgcgtgtagtttcccaaccttttacttgaaactggcataaagtcaaaactattgccataatattaaaaaaaaacctattctTAACTGACTTGAAAAAAGACGCTTACCAGATAATTTTACAGTAACAATCTTTAAATTGATGAGTATTTATGTATCTATCTATATAGACTTACAAAAACGTGTTCTAAATTACGTcaatcgactttttgggcaCAATATTTGATCTGATTATAAATACTAcatatttgtgtgtttttctaaataaattttatctaatctCTAATTCAGAAGTTTCGGGTTCTACGTACCGTGGGTTAATCAAGATAGCTACGTATATGATAAGAAAATGTAAGTGTTTGtatctacaaatattttaaaaaaatgtcattaGTTTGTTCCAATAATTAGTATACCTATCATTACTATACTTAAACGTTTGCGATAAGAAGTTCGAATTTTACCAAAGAcaaacatacaatatataatctcaataaagaaaataaaacaatatcaactGTTTGTGTGCCCGATTCACGACTGTACACCTAGACTGGTGTACAGTGAAGGCAAAATAACGCTACAATGGCGGGGCAAAAAAATCGTGAGGATACCAACAAACCGAGACCGAAAAACTAACGGCGTGTGACATCACTGTCAGGCTAATTACTTAGTTgcctgtaataaaaatgataaacaaCACAGAGTTGTAAGGCCAATACCAAGCACCATTGGTGGaaagattacaaaaaaaatctttatggtataactataaataaaattaattattaaacattaaattattattaaaagaaaacaattagtttaactatttgaattaaaaacagactctggaatttatttaatcctaaatagaaattaatttagaaaaaactGGAACGAGGTTCATTTGAACAATCATtccaacaaattatttatgcaGTTTATTGATAAGAGTTTAATTACcagaaaagtaattatttgttgtctataaaagaatatttcgGTATATCAcccatatattataaaaaccgagtataaaaaaacattgtccATTATTCATCTTTTTAAGTAaagataacaaatattaaactttctaTGTATATCTTGGGCTTtacacttattttataaaacagacatcattacaaaataaagattatattatcAACTGAACATATTTAGATTTGATATACAACATATTACTACCAAACAATATATGCTATTAACTACTAATAAcatatgtacttattatattgtagAGCACCGatcaaacttaaatctagtttcagTAGCTGAGAAACCAGAGTTGTCCGCATGAAGTAGACATATTTGAAAGTGCTCAAGACGAGGTTCTGACTTGAGATACAAATTAGAATATAGACCACAGTCATAAGCTTGAAAAAgactatttatttgtatattgcaAGCATAGGGTAAAAGGGCATTTGTTCAATTGTCTATTACAAGTAAAAAGTccttctattaataataatatacccTACCGACACCAAAAAATTGTACACTTAGTTCATTAAACCTCAATAAAATCTAGGGTaacataattatgtacatattatatatcattattataaacatttaataaccACTTAGCTATTACTGTAGTGATAACTGAACAACTGTACCTTAATAAATACCTATAGGCTTTAACTGCGGagattaattttcttatcttACTAAAGTTTGTTACTGTTTAACTGAATTacgtaaattaacaaaaaaaacgcACACGatacattttgaaataaacttATCCAATATTTTTATCCAAAAAATCACATGTTACCATTCAAACAATatcaattgttttgttatttttcaacTGTTTTTTATCACCACAAATTAATTTCGAAACCTGTTTTAGCTTGTATTTTTCAGATGATATAGTtccaatttgttttattctatttaatattaccagcataaaaaaatttaaaaatcgatttcATCAATTAACAGAAAACTTGCATGAATCATGATACAACATCAAGTGAATAATAATTGTCGTACgcaataaaaagtaaatacgaaaaaattatatataaaccatATTTTGTAACTCACTTTCTTATTAGATAAAAAGTTGTAAAAAGAAAGTACATTAAACCACGTGGTGTGCCAAGGTCGAATTTATGTTTTCAACTTGTCAAGAGCGGCGTGTGATAAATTAATTCCACGGGCTGTTATCACTCCTACCCGTTTCATACTAACGTTCTTATCACTTAGTAAATAGGGTTGAAATCTCTTTGTGAATTATACACGCATAGTCGCCAACCCAGGCTATATATCTTAAGCCGTATTGCCCGTGACAGTTCGTAAACAAACTGGAGCTACCGCAACAAAGAATACACATTCTTATCAAACTATTTCAATACTCATTCATAAtactcaataataaaatatttaaaggaaaacAGGTAGTCAGCTCgaatacttaataaatgtcgaaaacaaagaaattaaattataacttaactaataaattagtaatatactcaccagaaaaaaaaacaggatCAAGAAAATAATAGCAGAGTCATCTGTACATCTTGCACATATCGATCACGTCTTGCATCTCAATAAcactaagtaaaaaaagaagGTTAGCACTGAAAATTAACGATACGTTATCTTTGAATGCGTTCTATTACAACGTTTTAAGATATTACTGTCTAGTAAACAACAGCAATCATTtgaaagaataatataatcaaatcaCAAAATGATTcactatcaaaataaaaaatagtctGGTAGACGCTGCGTCGACCACCGCGCCACTGTCTGTCTGCCGTGCTGTCAATATTCGTCAAAACGAAAATGGCGACACCCTCGACAGAATACGATCATCGCTAGCCTGTTCAATTTTCTCTCTCTAGTAATCGCGATATTGTAGAAAGAGATGCCTAACAGACGTGTTGTTTTCAACTCGACCGGACTGATTTGTGATGTCACGCCCAGCGGCGTAACGTTTTGCGTAATTACATGTTCATGATAGCTTGTaaacttgttttaataacGTTAATTTACAGTCGTTTTATATTATGAGGTTAGGTGATGAATGTGTTTGTAATAGTGTAGGTTAATTACAGAATTTCTAAATGGTATCTAAAGGTAAAAGTTCTCGCGCATGCTAAGCCCGTCCCACCACTCAATATCTGTCGTAAAAGCGCCTCCtacttctttttattttattcagcattttcttttttcaaatctACGTCTCCGCTGCATTAATTTGGAACTTCTCTGCAGTCGCAATGCAGTTTGATTAATAATgaagtttgaaataaaattacttactaCCACTATTATTTGCTACGcgcaaaattaattttatattacaaattttattttaaaacacatgTTTATTTGGGatccaaaatattaattaataataacatttaggTAAACTATGTTATACAcaccttatttttaaaaacattcgtCTACAAagtctaataataaaatatgttaaagtatgaaaattaaacattattaatataattcatttttcCTATGCGTACATTTTGTggatacaaattatattaattataaccatcgtaaaatttgttattgattaatgttttttttataaatattctgaTCATAAAATCGATGCTAAgtgaaattaattcaattttgtttttgtgggataatacatataaattttatggcAACTATTTACAAGTATCACTGTCAATATAGTCAGAGACTTTGTCTTTTGTAAAGTTTTCCTAGTCTGTGCTTTATACTCTGTACTCTATGCACAATGTACTGTTTATGATTGGCTTACGAATAACTTTTAACATTtcaaatatgaatttttaaatttactacagTTGATTACCGCTACTATAGCACACGCGTAAAAATACTTGCTcagttttaacttttaactaCTGTCCATgcggttttaatttatttgttttagaatCTACTGCTGCTTACAATCTGTTTCATTAAATtccgaaaatataaaatgtcgGATAAAACTCACACCTCTAGGCTAGCTGCTTACAAGAATACTGGGCACGGAGCTAATGTAAGTTGAGAATCCATCTTTTCTCTTAACTTCTtttgttcttattttttaaagatctaGTATTCTATATTGAGTTTGAAGAAATTTATACTGACTGAAAGACATATACTACTGCGTAAGAATTACTAGTTATAGTCTAACTATATCATAAATTTGAATTGTCATGTTTTATGGTGAAACGAAAACATTTACAAGTGTTAATTCTCTcatctttttaatatcaagaggtttaattaataactctgggttaaaaattacaaatttttattggAATTTTCTCGATAAGTTTATTGTAGGGTACCAAACGTCATCACTACccttattaaacaaaattaataacgaTTATTACTGTATCTTAATCGCAGCTGGCATACAGTAGACTAATTAAATAAGACAACAATtacttttttgataaataatacatcCGAATATTTACTCTTTTTTTCATAAGGACCTTCGTCGAAAACGTGTTGAATTGAGTGTCACACTTCGCAAGCAAGCACGAGATGAACAGCTACTCAAGAGAAGAGCAATGTCCGCTGAAGCTGATGAAGTACTGGATACTGAATATATCATGACACCACGAGAAATTGTAAAAGGTTTGGTAGTTAACTATTAAAAGTTGTTAAGGATAAATCCTACAATTCGTTTTCATCTTTGGAAGTAGGGGCAGAATATCTAATTGTTCTACTATCACCTCAGTGTTGTTGCACAACTAAGTTTCACAAGGCACTTTTGCTGGGCACCACtattatgtggaaccagctgcccctTGAAAGATATCACTGTACCAATTCTACTTTCaagaatataatgtattaatactTAAAAGGCTATCAACATTTGCATGCCTTCTAGCACTGGGTGTCTATGGGcagtggtatcacttaacaaccGATGAACCTCCTGCATGTTTGCtgttcttttaaaaaactGAAGGCTTGCTACCAGATTTGAGATATTAAGAGTtatgaaattttgtttatacggATAAACTATCTTAAGTCTTAAACATAACTTAATTCAACTAATTTGCTGGATATCTTTGTAACAGGTTTAAGATCCTCAGACCTGTCCATCGTAACAGCATCAGCAAAGTCAGCTCGAAGGAAACTGTCAAAAGAAATGAATCCACCAATTAGCATCATGCTGGAAGTTGGTGTTCTGAAACCTTTGGTTGATGCTTTACACAGGGATGACTGGTGagattaatttcaaaaaaattgtttaatgttttaaagtattttataacttaGTGGCTAATAATTCTTGGTTAAATTTCTTACAAAACTCAATAAATATGTCTGCGCTATGCCCCTAGTAGAAAGGTttctaataacaaaaaaactggTTTGTTGTtggtaaaaagttttaaatttttagtgtttttgcaaattttattgtacaatAAAAAAGTTCATCAACCTGTTGATTTAAATGGTTTGTTGTGGAGTGTGTATCACACACATAGGTTTACTTTGACATAATAActgtattaaaactaaatctaGACTGATTTACCAGTTTTGAGTATAACTctttaaattagtattttgttTACCTCTGTCTAATAGTGTTTATGCTGTGATGAAATGAGAcaagttatttttgtaaatgagGGCATAGTGTAAAAATCCATAGCACTGAactgattttaatatgttttcagTAATGACTTGCAATTTGAAGCAGCTTGGGCCATCACCAACATCGCATCTGGCACACATGAGCACACAATGGCTGTTGTAGATGTAAGTTTATCTCTTATGTGTATCTGAATTGTACCATCTTTCAATAGTTTGCAAGACAAATTGAAGTCAGGTGTCTAGGCATAAGCTGAACACCTGCCAATAGTGAAATGATATAATACCGATCTGTACAGAAAGATCCAACTATGGGATTTGAGTTTGCTGCagtgctatttttttaaaataatcattttgttatttaatatgaaaaaatttaaaggatGTAATGAATGTTAGACATGCTTTTGTATTAGTTCTCATAACTGCCACGCTACCATACTCTTTACAAACAGACTGCAAAAGTCTCCACCTATCAAGGATGATGTGGTTTTTCTTCTTACTCACCACTATAGTACTTTTAGTTTTCTCATGTTCCAAGTTTCAGCATTCATAcctcattaaaaatatcttgatACATTTTTTAGAGTGGTGCTATTCCACAACTGATAACCCTCTTAGCCCAAGGAGGGGCAGTAGGAGAACAAAGTGCCTGGGCCTTGGGAAACATAGCTGGCGATGGGGCACAGACAAGAGACATTGTACTGGCCCATGGGGCTTTACCTGCCCTGTTGCCCCACTTGCAAATAAACAGTCCCACATCACAATTAAGAACAGCAGCTTGGACTTTTAGCAACTTGTGCAGGTGAGTGAATTAATATAGTGAGCAGATAACTGTATGCTAGGTATTCCACTAGTATGTATAATACTGAAGTTAGTCTGTTAGAAAATACTGAAGCTTGCATTCAAACCTGGGGCTGTGCCCCAagggtttttttatgtactagCAATAATGGTAAAAAACTACATAAGTTAACATTAACAATGTATTGTTAAAGCCACTCTGGCTTGTCATTAAATCAAAAACCTATTACctgaaactataaaatatttattagtctaTTATGATATGATACACTTTATACATCTTACAGGAATAAGAACCCAATAGTAAATTTCGAGTTGGTTTCCCCAGCGTTGCCATACATTACTGAATTGTTAGATATAACTGACCAAGAAGTGCTAGGTAAGTccagtaatatatttataatttataaaaaaatatatacactatCTTACTTATTGTTTAACGCTTTAAGCGGATGGTAAATGTATAAAGAACgtacaattttaaatcaatacataagtagaaataaaataaatattgtattggttgtgtttaaaattcatatatttttattatttaaagcatcaaattatttatagtgtCAATTTAACACTTATGTAAAGTATAAAGAAAAGTTAGttagttaaaataactaatcaTTTTTTCAAGAAAATTTCGCCTAGTACCATTGTATAAGTTTAAGGAACTAAAtatgacactatctggtcaatatattctttgagccttgttgtatgtacaaaaaaaatataaacaatattaaaaaaaatggtgacTCACCAGTacaatactcgaaacagaaccaATTTGAGTGTGCAACCAACCTGAACCAATAtactaaaagtaaaaagaaGTTGATTTTTTCAgctaattagtattttaatcatttttggTTTCAGCGGATACTTGTTGGGCCCTATCCTACTTAACTGATGGTCCCAATGAACGTATTGAGGAAGTTCAAACCACCCCTCATTTACTCGCCCGTCTGATTAAGCTGTTGCAGCACAAGTCTCCAGCTGTTAAGACTCCGGCCTTACGAGCTGTGGGCAATATGCTTACTGGATCTGATGAACAGGTAAACTATGGATAGGGTGTGActtctatacaaaatattcattttctaTTCAACAACGACGTTTTAATGGTTCGTCGACATGAGTTTCGGCgggatttttaatatctaaataatatttttttaatatatgtatatatttcgtaatatatattttaaaaacaatttttttgtacaaaataaatattttcgtgATTAAAtcctttaaagttttaaacttGTAGACAAACATTAATATGCTCAAACtggtgattattttttttcttgtactCATTACAGACGGATAGATGTCTCCAAGCAAATTGCCTAGATTATCTAACCGAGTTGCTACACTCCGGTGTTACGTCATTAGTGAAAGAAGCGTCTTGGGCGGTGAGCAACGTCCTCGCTGGTACCAGCGAACAGATTCAACTAGCAATTGATAAAGGAATGCTGGTTCATCTGGTGCATGTTCTTGGTGTAAGCGATATTAGGTgagcattttttaaaacaaatacacacTCACTTTCATTGAAGTGTGTGaaagaaacttatttatttgtttactacagaaatacatacattatccttacagactatgccGAATGTcgagaaacaaaataattaaaatataataaaatacgtatataatattaaacacataatttacacaatatcgctactgtgaattcactctgcgaacatataaatatatcgataGTGTTCGAGACAGGAATCAGTAGTCGCAACGTCCCGGATAAcggggatctgtgcaacagactggttctGGCCTTTGGTATCGCAAATAACCTAGGCCTTCGCCGTCGCACATATCCCATAGGTACTAAGAAACCCAGTTCTTGGAGCACAGTTGGGTTGCACAAGACTTTCATTATGTAGTAGGCCAACTATAAGTCCCGTCTGGTTTCCAATTTATTGTACCCCACCATCCCTAAGACTAATGTTGGGTACATTAAAGGACTTCTAACGCTCCCTGTCCATCCACTTCTAGCTAATTGTTAGCCTTTAGCAGCAGCAGGGCCTCCTCCACTCcgtcgatattttttttagaacagggCTAATAAACACTGTTAattccagaaggctcgcgagtgcgttgccggccttttaagaattagtacgcccATTTTTTGAAGGATTCTAAGTCGAATtatttcggaaatacttcaataggTAGCTGGATCCCACATCCCTATGGAACGCTGCCACTTAAAAGTAGACTAATCAAGACCCCAGTTCGATCCTCCATTTAGCAAAGCATTGACTTCAGAGTTGTTGTTTTAACCAGTTTGTTGTTATCGACAACTGCTCGAGAAATACCTACACgtcagtgtaaagagtatccttAATTCTATATTCTGAATATCAATGAATTTTGCGAAGTACTCCCATAggccagaaagctggagatccatttgcataatttctcaggaaagGAAGAAAGTGCTTTATGCTACACCCAATAGAAGTGATACCGCCTCCCCCTTAGAGGCAATTTGACTCTGCCCATGTATGTGTAGTTCACGCACGCAAGTTATGGCTA contains:
- the LOC123717382 gene encoding importin subunit alpha-1-like — protein: MSDKTHTSRLAAYKNTGHGANDLRRKRVELSVTLRKQARDEQLLKRRAMSAEADEVLDTEYIMTPREIVKGLRSSDLSIVTASAKSARRKLSKEMNPPISIMLEVGVLKPLVDALHRDDCNDLQFEAAWAITNIASGTHEHTMAVVDSGAIPQLITLLAQGGAVGEQSAWALGNIAGDGAQTRDIVLAHGALPALLPHLQINSPTSQLRTAAWTFSNLCRNKNPIVNFELVSPALPYITELLDITDQEVLADTCWALSYLTDGPNERIEEVQTTPHLLARLIKLLQHKSPAVKTPALRAVGNMLTGSDEQTDRCLQANCLDYLTELLHSGVTSLVKEASWAVSNVLAGTSEQIQLAIDKGMLVHLVHVLGVSDIRCQKEAAWAITNLCLGGTPMQLDALVSAGFIEPYCALLESQDHRAIIVVLEGLTNLLQAAAKFGQVEPLCLQLEEIAALDKIEALQEHENEQIYKKSLHILDTYFNDAEDQIAQPEQTTEEFQFGISSNPNINF